GGTTTGTTGCCCGGACGGAGTGCATATAGGATCGCATGATCATCAATATAAATATCTTTAAGGCCGTAGCTTTCTAGCTCTTTAGCGAGGAGTTTTGCTAGTTCACGTTGTCCTTCGGTGCTCGGCACAAACGTTGCTGAAGCATCGCTTTGGCTTTCGATAGCAAGATAGCGGAAAAAACGTTGTTCTAGCTGTTTACCTAATTGATTCATTTTCTATTCCTTTTTACTCAGTCCAGCAAACTATGGCGCTGGCTGCCATGTGTAACCACTGTCGAATCCGATTGGGATATCAAATGCCCAGAACAGATAAAGCGTTGCAGTCAATGTGATCAATAAACCGATTGTGAACGGGATCATCATTGAGCAAAGTGTCCCAATACCTGCATTTTTGTAGTACTTCTGACAATACATCAATATCAACGGATAGAATGGGAACATTGGCGTACTGACGTTCATTGCGGAATCACTCACGCGGAATGCAGCTTGTGTCAGTTCAGGAGAGATCCCCACCGCCATTAGCATAGGAACCAATACTGGCGCCATAATTGCCCATTTAGAAGTTGCAGATGTGATCATGATATTAATCAGAGCCGTCAAAATAATGACGCCAAGTACCGTCATTTCTGAAGGCATATCCAGTGTACGCAATAATTCAGCACCAGATAGCGCTAATAGTGTGCCCAAATTAGAATGCTGGAATGAATAGAGAAATTGAGCAGCAAAAAATGCAAAAACAATAAATGGAATTAATGACTTGGTGATATTTTCCATTGCCTTAACCACATCTTTGGTTGAGGTAAAGGATTTAGTCATATAACCATAAACAATACCCGGCACCGCAAAGAAAATAAATAACAGCGGTACCACGATTTGCATAATAGGGGCTTTAGGGCTGGTTAAACTACCATCAGGACCACGTAATGGTGAGTTTTCAGGCCACAATAATGCAAATAAACCTACGCCAAGCAAAATCACGATACCGCCGGCGACACGAAATGCTTTGTGCTCAATTGGTGTAATTTTACTGAGATCTTGTTCTGAATCGACATCCACTTCATTGGTCGTAATTGGGCAGTTTTTATTTAGCCAAGGTTCGACAATTTTTTCAGTAATAAACCAGCAGGTAAAAATCACGCCAAACGTACCACCAAGGCTAAAGAAATAGTTACACAAAACGTTAACACTGTAACCTGGTGCCATCATTTGAGCTGCGTCTTGGGTAAAACTTTGCATGATAGGGTCAATAATTGATGGCGTATAGCTCGCAGTAAAACCGCCTGCTAACCCAGCAAAAGCCGCTGCAATACCTGCTAATGGATGGCGACCACTGGCGTAAAACATCATGGCTGCAACAGGCATCAAAATCACATACGCGGAGTCTGACGCAATATGAGAGACGATACCGACAAAAACCACGGTTGGCGTCAACATTTTAGGGGTAATAAAGGAAAGCATTTTTTTCAAAGCAGTATTAATAAAGCCACTACTTTCAGCAATGCCGATCCCTAACGTTGCGACGATAGTTATTCCTAATGGAGGGAAATTAATGAAGTTTTTCACTGCCGATGTAATGAATAATATGATTTCTTCATAGTTAAACATATTTACGACAGATATTTTTTCTTTCGACACTGGATGATAATAATTAAAATCTACAAATGAAAGTAGATAAGATAAAAACCAGCAGATCACTAGGGCATAAATAAACAGCATTGTAACATCGGGCATAACGTTTCCGATACGCTCAACACGGTTTAAAAACCCTTTCTTTTTAGGGAGTGTATTTGTTGTCATATTTGCAAGTTACTTAGGTTATTATACTCTAAATCATTCGAGTTTCAGGTAGGTGACAAACGAAGATAGACGGGGGCATAGATAAACTATGTACTCGGCTAGCTGAGTGTAGTCAACACCCCTACAACTTAAAGGATGACGAGTATAGAATAATAAACTTTTACACAGTAGATAACCCTTTCTAAAAAGTAAAATACTTTCTTTCAAATATTTAACAGGATAAACCAGTGGTATTTTATTGTATTAGTATAATTTAACATTAGAATGAGAGGAATTAGCATTGCCAAAAAGAAACATGCGCTGATTCACATAAAAATAGCTATGTTTTATTACTTAATATTCTATGTTAATTGAAAAATGCATAAGGAAAAGGAATGAGTTTCATCCCTTTTCCTATATTAAAAAAAATTTGAATTATTCTATTCTCGTTTCAGTCTTTCTGTATTGGCGATAAATAATGCAATAACTAAGACTAAAATAGCACCGGCATGAAGTAATGTTGTCATTGGATCACTGTGGTCGACAATAATTAAGCGTATTATTGCAGTAATTCCGATATAAATAAAATATCGTAATGGGAAGTGATAACCAGACAAAAAATATTTAGTAATCAAAGCAATAAACTCAAAATAAAGAAAATAGATGACTATTCCTTCTAATAGCTCATAAGCTGTTGCTTCTTTTTGGCCACTAAACATCAACGATGCCATGGTATAGGTTTCTTTGGCTAAAAAGAACACAAGCACAATAGCGAGTGCAATCAACCCAATATTCAATACCCACTGCAATACCCATGCGATATTACTAGCATGCCGCATATTTCTCATACTGTTCATCAGCGAACATCCCTAAACATTAATGGTTATTTATACAATCTGCGGTAAAGTTTAATTTGCCTTATCTTATTAAATTATTAGAATTAAATAATTCTCTATAATAAGCAACTAGGCTTTTAAGTTATTATAATCCATATTCGAGACATTCGCATTACAAAGGATAAAGACGAGCCAGTAAAAACCAGCTCATGATCTTTATTTACTCATCAAACTGATGATATCTTGCTCTGTCAGCATCGGCGTTTTTTCAACAAAATTGTAGTAAGCAGGTTTACTATCAACGAAAATCTGCATTGCTAGAGTTGCACTTTTAGTTTCTCCAAACAATGTTGAAGAAACATAATAAGAAGAGGGAGTATGAAGATGGTAAAATAGATGAGTGCCACATTGCTTACAAAAAGCACGCTCTGCCCATTCCGATGATGCAAAACGGGTAATAAACTCTTCCCCATCAATACTAACATCACTATGGCAATCAATAGTAAAACTCGGCCCACCGTTCCAACGTTGGCACATCTCACAATGACAAACACTAATTTTATCGACTGGCTGTTGAGTTGCTATTTTTACTGCACCACACAAACATTGGCCTTGAGACATAATCGTTTCCTCTGGCTGTAATTTTACGCTAATTGTTATCAAAAAAGCGTAACACAATAAAGGTGATAGTTAGTCTTTTTTATCATCAATTCTGAATTGACGTCCATTAAAACGACGATCAGTCGTTGTTTCTGATAGCTCAATGCGGTTTACTTCTACTTGTTCACGTATAGATTCAATATCGCCAAGATCTCCCAATTTATTTTGTTTGAGTGAATGCTCAATTTTCACATTTTCGTGTGAAGGCATTGTTTCAGTTGTTTGAGCAAATACGGATGCACTTGTTAGCAACGCTATCGCAATAAATAATTTTGAGAATAGTTGTGTCTTCATCGTGTTCTCCTTAATCTAGAGTTTTGTTTTAACTCAATTCCTTGTCAAAAAGTAGCTCTCAGGAGTAATCATTTGGGGGGATTTGTCAATTTTTTAATGAAAGGTAATCATCTAATTTTATTTGATAAATTATTGAGAACTCCATCAATAGCAAAGGAGGTACAATGACCTCCTTTTTATTATTTCTTCAATGATCATTTAGAACTTTTGCTATTGATCTCTTTTATCAAATACCAACAAAAATAAATTAATATCAGTATTCCGAACCCTAGTAATCCCCAAAGTATCCCAGTCACCCAATCAAAATAACCTTCAGCTGAAATATTTGAAGTAAGCTGTTCCTCGCCTCCTAACTCGATAATCTCATTTGAGGCTGATAATTCAGGATAACGATGCATCAATTGTTCAACTGTTAATGACTGCCCTAATAGCTCTTGGTAGCTTAGATTATCTAGGGTTGCTAGTTGGCTTCCCCAAGCTAATAAATAGGGTGATGCACCTTGCATATTAAAAACTAAATTAACAGCATCACGTTTCCCTTCAACATAAGGCGGCTTATCATCCCAACTTCCTTTCAATGCCGTGATCCGCAATTTTTTAACCATGAGGCCATTTACGGATACATCTGGATTGCGAACCTGCTTACCATCATTGATTTGGTTATAAGCAACTATATTAGACAGTGGCAACCAATTTTCGCCTGAATTCGCGGTGTACTCTATCTGTAATGGCAATACCCGATTAGTTTGTTGCAAATGTATCGCTATTGAGCTCAGTGGCTGTGCTGAAGGTAAACGATAAATAAGTTGATTTAACGACATACCTTCATTGTTAGTCGTAAAGTTACAAGTTTCTTGTCGCCTTGTTGAATGAAATACTTTTGCAGTTCCTTCGGCTGATTTTAAATCGGGTATATGTGCCTCTTTGTCTGCGACTGTAATCACCATTAAGTAAGGCGCCATTAGTGCTGGGTCATTTCCAGATAATAATTCTATCGTATTGCTACGAATTTCCCCTGCATGTGAATTTAAGCTCATTATTGGTTGATTAGTAGAAATGTTTATCCAACGCTGCTTGTCTTGGCTAGCGTAGATAAAAGACTTTGCCTGCCAATCTTGTTGACTACTATCCCAATCCAAAGACAAGGTTTGGATTGGCAAATTACGTTGCTGCTCACTTTTACGTGTTAATAAAAAGGCTTGATACTTAACATCTTGTCTATTCTGTAGCGATGGGATCTCAATACGGCTTACTTTACTAGGTACAACTTCAACCAATAAATATTGCCGTTCATTTAACGTTTCTTCTTTCGAGCTGACTTGGTCTGCTTTGATAATTAAAGGTTGTAAAGAAAACGGAATTTGAGAGGTTTCACTGCTTTCTTCTGAATCAAAAAAGAGTGCGGAAGGAACTTCCTGCCCCGTTCCATTGAATACCCTAACATCTTGTAGTGTTTTCGAATGCGCTGAATTCATATAGGCTTCAGAGGGTAATTCCACCCACGCGAAAGGAGTTTTCTCATTGTTCTCACTTAATTCAGAACCTTGATAAAAATCGTAAGGCGTTAAAGATTGGCTATTTTGCCCATATATAGTACTCGAAAATAATAACGAAGCCGCGAGGACACAAATCCTCGGCAACATCCCTTTATATTTAGTTAGCATCATCATCTACTCCATTGGCCCCTTTTTCTTGCCTGACTTTTGGTGGAAGTGGTGAAAAATAACCCACAACCAAAATAAGCACAGCAACGGCAATAAAGCTAATTGCTCTGGATA
This portion of the Providencia manganoxydans genome encodes:
- a CDS encoding DUF3999 family protein; this translates as MMLTKYKGMLPRICVLAASLLFSSTIYGQNSQSLTPYDFYQGSELSENNEKTPFAWVELPSEAYMNSAHSKTLQDVRVFNGTGQEVPSALFFDSEESSETSQIPFSLQPLIIKADQVSSKEETLNERQYLLVEVVPSKVSRIEIPSLQNRQDVKYQAFLLTRKSEQQRNLPIQTLSLDWDSSQQDWQAKSFIYASQDKQRWINISTNQPIMSLNSHAGEIRSNTIELLSGNDPALMAPYLMVITVADKEAHIPDLKSAEGTAKVFHSTRRQETCNFTTNNEGMSLNQLIYRLPSAQPLSSIAIHLQQTNRVLPLQIEYTANSGENWLPLSNIVAYNQINDGKQVRNPDVSVNGLMVKKLRITALKGSWDDKPPYVEGKRDAVNLVFNMQGASPYLLAWGSQLATLDNLSYQELLGQSLTVEQLMHRYPELSASNEIIELGGEEQLTSNISAEGYFDWVTGILWGLLGFGILILIYFCWYLIKEINSKSSK
- a CDS encoding GFA family protein, encoding MSQGQCLCGAVKIATQQPVDKISVCHCEMCQRWNGGPSFTIDCHSDVSIDGEEFITRFASSEWAERAFCKQCGTHLFYHLHTPSSYYVSSTLFGETKSATLAMQIFVDSKPAYYNFVEKTPMLTEQDIISLMSK
- the psiE gene encoding phosphate-starvation-inducible protein PsiE; protein product: MNSMRNMRHASNIAWVLQWVLNIGLIALAIVLVFFLAKETYTMASLMFSGQKEATAYELLEGIVIYFLYFEFIALITKYFLSGYHFPLRYFIYIGITAIIRLIIVDHSDPMTTLLHAGAILVLVIALFIANTERLKRE
- a CDS encoding AbgT family transporter; translated protein: MTTNTLPKKKGFLNRVERIGNVMPDVTMLFIYALVICWFLSYLLSFVDFNYYHPVSKEKISVVNMFNYEEIILFITSAVKNFINFPPLGITIVATLGIGIAESSGFINTALKKMLSFITPKMLTPTVVFVGIVSHIASDSAYVILMPVAAMMFYASGRHPLAGIAAAFAGLAGGFTASYTPSIIDPIMQSFTQDAAQMMAPGYSVNVLCNYFFSLGGTFGVIFTCWFITEKIVEPWLNKNCPITTNEVDVDSEQDLSKITPIEHKAFRVAGGIVILLGVGLFALLWPENSPLRGPDGSLTSPKAPIMQIVVPLLFIFFAVPGIVYGYMTKSFTSTKDVVKAMENITKSLIPFIVFAFFAAQFLYSFQHSNLGTLLALSGAELLRTLDMPSEMTVLGVIILTALINIMITSATSKWAIMAPVLVPMLMAVGISPELTQAAFRVSDSAMNVSTPMFPFYPLILMYCQKYYKNAGIGTLCSMMIPFTIGLLITLTATLYLFWAFDIPIGFDSGYTWQPAP